CACGGGCGTCGAGACTGCGCACATCCAGGAGATCACCCGTCTGGGTGCTTCCCGGGTCATCATCGTCGGTGAGTCCGACGCGATCGACACCGCAACCGAGACCGCCATCAATGGCCTTGGTCTGCTCACCGTCCGTCTGGGTGGCGACACCCGTATCGAGACGGCCAACGAGGTCGCTGACTTCCTGTACTGCCGGAACGACTCCAGCAGCTCCACTGAGGGCAACTGCGAGGACTCCCGCACCGACACCGGTTTCGTGGAGTCTGACGACACCGCGAACGACACTGCCATCCACCTCTCCCGTGCCTTCGGTACCGCCACCGACCCGTCTGCAGCCTTTGCTGACGCCGCCGGTCTGGGTGCCTGGGCCGCTCAGAGCGGTGTGGCCACCGTCCTGACCGACACCGCACAGGTGCTCCCGAGCACCGCGGCGTTCTACATGGACACCACCAACGACTCCGTCACCCGGTCGGTCACCATCGGTGGTCCGGCTGCTGTATCTGACGCCGTCCTCGACACGCTCGAGGAGGAGTACGACCAGGACGTCGACACCCGCGTGAGCATGCCCGACATGGACAACCGTGCCGGTACTGCCATCGCAGTGAACGGCGCCCGTGGCCTCGACACCGGAAGTGACTCCCTGCTGGGTGTCGTCTTCGTCGAGGGGTACACCGGTGACTTCTTCATCGACGCGTACGCGCTCGCTGGCCTTGCTGGCGTGAACGACCACGCGGTTGTTCTGGTCAACGACGGGATGCTCCCGCCGGAGTCCCTGGCCTACGTTGAGGCCCTGGACTTCACCGGCCTGAACATCTTCGCCACCCCGAACGTCTCTGAGGACGGCATCGCTGCCATCGAGGCAGCAACCGGCCAGACGCTCGACACGCTGACCTACAGCGACGCGCCGTAGGTCAAGCCAGCTCGCAGCACCACGCTGCACCGCTAGTCACGATGACCCGGCCACCTGGTGGCCGGGTCATCGTTCATGTCCGGAGCCACCAGTAGGGTTGCGCCCGTGTTCATCTCCAGAACTGCCGTCGCGACGACGCTGGCCACCGTCGTGGTCATCACCGCCCTGATCGTCATCCCCAGCGGACTGAACGCCTTCGAGCCGTCCAAGCTGATGAGCATCGTCGTCGGCGCCGCGGCCTGCGCCTGCGCGGTGTGGCTGACCGGCGGAGTCGATCGCAAACGGGTGGCCGAGGCGCGTGTCCCGCTCATCGTCGCGGCCGTCTTCCTCGTGCTGCTGCTGATCGCCGCCCTTGCCTCGCCCAGCCCGTTGAGCGCTCTGGTCGGGTCCCGGAGCCGGTGGGGTGGTGTGGCCCTGTACGCCGGGTGTGGGGTGCTGTTCGCCGTGGCCACGCAGCTCTCCCGCCTCCAGGTCCGACAGGTGCTGACGGCGGTGGCGCTGGCCGGTGGCGGCGTCGCCGCCTTCGGTGTCCTCCAGTCGATCGGCTTCAACCCGCTCGAGGGCATCGGTGATCAGACCGGCGTTCCCTCGACCTTCGGCAACATCAACTTCGCCGCCGGATTCGTCGGCGCGACGCTCGGCGCCATGCTGTGGTTGGTGCTCGACGACGACCTGCCGTTCAAGCGGCGCGTCCTGGGCGGGGTCCTGCTGGTGTTCGGGTTGGCCTACGTCTGGGTCAACGACTCGTTCCAGGGCATCCCGACCGGGGCCGCAGCCATGGCGATCGCTGCCGCCGGCTGGGCGTGGACACGTGGCGGGTCGATTCGGAAGGTCGGCATCCCGCTCATCGGTCTACTGTCGGCAGTCGGCGCCGCGGTGGTGGGTGCCGGGGTGGTGGGGAGCGGACCCCTCAGTGCCCTCAGCGCGCAGCGCGGCATCCTGATCCGTCGCTACTACTGGGACGCCGCGCTGGACATGATCGCCGACAACCCGCTGCTCGGTGTCGGGCCTGACCGATACGTCTACGCCTACCGCACCAGTCGCTCGTTCGAAGCCGCGTCCGATCTGGAGTTGCTGCTCGACAACGACGCGGCCCACAGCGTCTTCCTGCACTTCGGCACCGCGGGCGGCGTGCCGCTCATGCTGGCCTTCGTCGCGCTGGTGGTCACGGTCCTCATCATGGCGGGACGCGGGCTCCGGGCGGAGAACAGCGATCCGATGCTCATCTTCGGAGCTGCCGCCGTGGTGACCGGGTACATCGTCCAGGCCCTGGTCAGCATCGATGTGCCCGGGTTGGCCATGCTCGGCTGGGTGTCACTCGGCCTGCTGGTCAGCGCGGGGCTGGTACGCCTGCCCGTCACGACCAAGGGCAAGAGGAAGCGGTCCAAGAAGCAGACTGCGGCAGCGCGCCGGCCGGATGGGGCAACGATCTCCTGGCAGCCGCTGCTCGGCTCGGCGGTGATCGTGACCGTGGTCTTCGTCATCGCGATCACCCCCGTGCGGGTGGAGAGCCAGACCTTGACGGCACTGCGTCAACCCGATTCGTTGCGCACGGTCGAGGGCACGTCGGCCGCCGCCGACCTCGGCTTCTGGGACCCCCGATACCGTGAGCGGAGCGCCCTGTCGATGATGATCGTCGATCGTGCGGAGGGGTTCGACATCGCGCGGGAGTTGGACGAGGAGAACCGCCTGACGGCATCCGTCGCCATCCGGGCGGCCGGTGTCGCAGCCGATTCGGGTGACGACGAGCTGGCCGTGGAGTGGTACAACCGCGCGCTCGAGGGCGAGCCGCTCCACCCCGAGCTGCGTGTCCAGGCCGCCCAGTTTTTCGCTCAGGCAGGGGAGACCGAGCGGGCGGAGGAGGTGGCGTCCGGGTTGCTCGCTGACGACCCTGACAACACCGATGCTCAAGCGATCCTCGACTCGCTGCCCTCGTGAGGGTTGCCCACGTCATCGCCCGGCTGAACGTCGGGGGCCCGGCCGCGATCCTGCAGACGCTGGTGGAGGAGTCGGCCCGGGCCGGGAGTGACGTCGACCACGTCGTGCTTGCCGGCACCCCGGGGGAGGGGGAGGCCAGTTGGCACGACGTCCGGGGCGGGGAGTTGGACGTCCGCCTGATCTCAGGGCTTCGGCCGGACATCCGACCGCCTCAGGACATGCAGGCACTCGCGCACCTGGTCCGACACTTGCGATCCATCCGACCCGACATCGTCCACACCCACACGGCCAAAGGCGGCCTGCTGGGTCGGCTGGCCGCGCGCCGCGTGCCCCTGGCCAAGACGGTTCACACGTTCCACGGCCATGTCCTGCACGGCTACTTCGGGCGGGGCTCGACCCGGGCCTACGTCGCACTCGAGCGGCGGCTGGCCCGACGGACGGACGGGTTGATCGGTGTGGGAGAGCGGGTGCGGTCGGAGCTTCTCGAGGCGGGCATCGGACAGGCCGACCGGTTCTGGTCGGTGGCGCCCGGGGTGACGGCACCGGACCTGGTCCGGCGAGAGGAGGCGCGTGAGCAGCTCGGCCTGGCCGCCGATGCGCCGGTCGTGTGCATGGTTGGGAGACTGACCCAGATCAAGCGCGTGGACCGAGCCCTGGCCGTACTGCGGGAACTGCGGAGTCGGGATGTCCGGCCGGTGCTGCTGGTGGCCGGAGGCGGGGATCTGGAGGAGACGATGCGGGCCCAGGCGGCTGATCTGGGCGACCAGGTGCGCTTTCTCGGCTGGGTGCGCGATGTCGGCACGGTCATGGGGGCGTCCGACCTGATCCTGCTGACCAGCGACAACGAGGGGATGCCAGTAGGGCTCATCGAGGCCGCACTGGTTGGGCTGCCAGCAGTCGCCACCGACGTGGGTGGTGTGTCGGAGGTCGTGTTGGACGGCAAGTCCGGCCGGGTCGTGCCCGCGACGGTGCAGGATCTGGCCGACGCCATCGAGGACCTGGTGATGGATCGGGGCCGGCTGTCGACGATGGCCGAGGTGGCCAAACGGCACGGGTCAGCCTGCTTCGGGGCCGATATCCTGATTCGTCGACACCACGAGATCTATCGCGAGGTACTTGCGTGAAGGCGCTCATCACCGGCGGCGCCGGATTCATCGGATCACACCTGGCGGAGCACCTCCTGGCCCAGGGTGACCAGGTGATCGTCCTGGACAACCTGTCCACTGGCCGCCACTCCAACATCGAAGCCCTGGTCGGCAACCCGAACTTCGAGTTCGTCCTCGGGTCGATCCTGAACGCCGACCTGGTCGACGACTGCGTCAGCCGCGCCGATGTGGTCTTCCACCTGGCTGCTGCCGTCGGCGTCGAGTTGATCGTGCGGAAGCCCGTCGAGTCGTTGCGGACCAACATCATCGGCTCCGAGACCGTCATCGAGAAGGCACACAAGTACAGCCGACCCGTCCTGGTCACCTCCACCAGCGAGATCTACGGCAAGAACACCTCAGACCTGCTGAGCGAGGAGGATGACCGGATCCTCGGCTCACCGCTGAAGTCCCGCTGGTCCTACTCCGAGGCCAAGGCCATCGAGGAGATCCTGGCCTACACGTACTGGCGCGAGAAGGGCCTGCCCACCGTCATCGTGCGCCTTTTCAACACCGTGGGTCCGCGGCAGGTGGGGCACTACGGCATGGTCATCCCGCGGTTCGTGAACCAGGCCCTCCGCGGGCAGGCGCTGACGGTCTACGGCGACGGGTCGCAGACCCGCTGCTTCCTCGACGTCGGTGATGCCGTGCCGGCGCTCGACACCCTCATCCGCACCGATGCGGCCCACGGAAACGTCTTCAACGTCGGAGGCTCGGACGAGATCTCCATCGCCGACCTGGCTGCAACCGTCATCGAGCGGTCGAAGTCGCAGTCGGTGATCCGCAAGGTGTCGTATGAGGACGCGTACGAAGATGGATTCGAGGACATGCAGCGACGAGTGCCGAACACGGCCAAACTCCGTGAGTTCATCGGCTGGGAGCCGACCTACTCCCTGCCGGAGATCATCGACCGCGTCATCGCCGGGCAGCGGTCCTAGGAGCGTGTCCTGACCAGTGTCTGACTGGTTGCTCTACGCGGGGATCTTCACGGTGGCGGTGGCCCTGAGCCTGCTCGCCGTCCCGCTGGCGATTCGCTTCGCGGCCTCCCGGCAGGTCGTCGACCGGCCCGGCGGGTACAAGCTGCAGGAGGCGGCCGTGCCCTACCTCGGGGGCGTCGCGATCGTCTCGTCCTTCGTGGTGGTGGCGGTCGCGGCGATGGTCATCCGGCCACCGATCGGCGGCGATGTCCGCGATATCGCGATCATCCTCGGTCTGGCCGTGACGCTCTCGCTGATGGGGCTGATCGACGACCTGAAGGGGCTGGGTCCGGTCCTCCGGTTGGTCATCCAGGTCGGGGCGGCCGTCACGCTGCTGTTGGCCACCACCACCGGCGTCCGCCTGTTCGACTCCGGCGGGGTGATCGATGCCGCCATCACCGTGGTCTGGATCGTCGGGATCACCAACGCCTTCAACCTGCTCGACAACATGGACGGGCTCTCCGGCGGCATCACTGCGATCGCTTCCCTGGCGTTCTTCGTGATCGCCGCACTGTCCAACCAGTACTTGATCGCCAGCATGTCGATCGCGCTGGCCGGCTGCGCGCTGGGGTTCCTGGCGTACAACTGGCACCCGGCGAGGATCTACATGGGGGATGCTGGGTCGCTCTTCCTCGGCTTCATGCTGGCCGTTTTGGGATTGCGGCTGCGCTTCGCGGCACCGCGGGAGGTGACCGCGTTCGTGCCGGTCGTGGTTCTGGCGCTGCCGGTGCTCGACACCGCCCTGGTCACCGTGAGCCGGATGCTGCACGGCCGGAACCCGCTCGCGGGGGGCCGGGATCACATGTCGCACCGGCTCGTCTTCGTCGGCCTCTCCGTACCCAACGCCGTGCGCACCATGTACCTGGTCGCGATCACGCTGGGCTGGACGGGCTTGATCATGAGCCGGGTTGACACCGTGACGGCGTTCCTCACCCTGGGGTTGGTCGCCGCTGGGATGGCGCTGTTCGGCTTCCTCCTCGGCCGCGTGCCGGTCTACTCCAACTCCAAGCGCGAGAAGGTCGTCGTGACCACCGTCGAGAAGGTGCCCGAGGACTACGAGCACGAAGAGGAGGATGTCGCAGCAGCGGCCGACGCGGAAGAGACGACGGCTGCCGCTGCTTACGTGACCACCGACCAGTCGGCGCAGTGACGACGACGACCCCTTCGCGCCCAGAGCTGCGCTGAGGCGAGCCCGGGCATCACACAGCTGACGATGGCGTGAGGAACCAGACCCGAGACGGGGAGCGGGGAGAGCACGCTGTTGCCCGGTGGTCCACCGCAGCCTCGTTGCTGCTCCTGGTGACCGTGCTGCTCAGCGTGGCAGTGCCGCTACGCACGTCGCGCGCCCCGACCAGTGACGGTCGGCAGTACGTCGCTGCGGCGGCCAACCTGGCGGTATCAGGAGTGTTCTCGACGCAGCTGCGGCCCGACGGCGGCAGTCCCACTCCGAACGCCCGCCGCGAGCCCCTGTACCCAGCCATCCTCGCTCTTGGCATCGAGGTCATCGGGGCCGACAGCCCCGACCTGGCCTGCCTCCTGGATGCCAGCCGCTCGT
The sequence above is a segment of the Euzebya tangerina genome. Coding sequences within it:
- a CDS encoding O-antigen ligase family protein is translated as MFISRTAVATTLATVVVITALIVIPSGLNAFEPSKLMSIVVGAAACACAVWLTGGVDRKRVAEARVPLIVAAVFLVLLLIAALASPSPLSALVGSRSRWGGVALYAGCGVLFAVATQLSRLQVRQVLTAVALAGGGVAAFGVLQSIGFNPLEGIGDQTGVPSTFGNINFAAGFVGATLGAMLWLVLDDDLPFKRRVLGGVLLVFGLAYVWVNDSFQGIPTGAAAMAIAAAGWAWTRGGSIRKVGIPLIGLLSAVGAAVVGAGVVGSGPLSALSAQRGILIRRYYWDAALDMIADNPLLGVGPDRYVYAYRTSRSFEAASDLELLLDNDAAHSVFLHFGTAGGVPLMLAFVALVVTVLIMAGRGLRAENSDPMLIFGAAAVVTGYIVQALVSIDVPGLAMLGWVSLGLLVSAGLVRLPVTTKGKRKRSKKQTAAARRPDGATISWQPLLGSAVIVTVVFVIAITPVRVESQTLTALRQPDSLRTVEGTSAAADLGFWDPRYRERSALSMMIVDRAEGFDIARELDEENRLTASVAIRAAGVAADSGDDELAVEWYNRALEGEPLHPELRVQAAQFFAQAGETERAEEVASGLLADDPDNTDAQAILDSLPS
- a CDS encoding glycosyltransferase, whose product is MRVAHVIARLNVGGPAAILQTLVEESARAGSDVDHVVLAGTPGEGEASWHDVRGGELDVRLISGLRPDIRPPQDMQALAHLVRHLRSIRPDIVHTHTAKGGLLGRLAARRVPLAKTVHTFHGHVLHGYFGRGSTRAYVALERRLARRTDGLIGVGERVRSELLEAGIGQADRFWSVAPGVTAPDLVRREEAREQLGLAADAPVVCMVGRLTQIKRVDRALAVLRELRSRDVRPVLLVAGGGDLEETMRAQAADLGDQVRFLGWVRDVGTVMGASDLILLTSDNEGMPVGLIEAALVGLPAVATDVGGVSEVVLDGKSGRVVPATVQDLADAIEDLVMDRGRLSTMAEVAKRHGSACFGADILIRRHHEIYREVLA
- a CDS encoding cell wall-binding repeat-containing protein gives rise to the protein MTVTHIGRRLVLVGLLALVASLLPFSASQAQDDSDDSGDTENVYLDLDLSDTSTTSESVQTSILFSQLQFPDTDTPGDTLADDVILATDADGADALAAGSIQDNAPLLYFNPDTGVETAHIQEITRLGASRVIIVGESDAIDTATETAINGLGLLTVRLGGDTRIETANEVADFLYCRNDSSSSTEGNCEDSRTDTGFVESDDTANDTAIHLSRAFGTATDPSAAFADAAGLGAWAAQSGVATVLTDTAQVLPSTAAFYMDTTNDSVTRSVTIGGPAAVSDAVLDTLEEEYDQDVDTRVSMPDMDNRAGTAIAVNGARGLDTGSDSLLGVVFVEGYTGDFFIDAYALAGLAGVNDHAVVLVNDGMLPPESLAYVEALDFTGLNIFATPNVSEDGIAAIEAATGQTLDTLTYSDAP
- a CDS encoding NAD-dependent epimerase/dehydratase family protein → MKALITGGAGFIGSHLAEHLLAQGDQVIVLDNLSTGRHSNIEALVGNPNFEFVLGSILNADLVDDCVSRADVVFHLAAAVGVELIVRKPVESLRTNIIGSETVIEKAHKYSRPVLVTSTSEIYGKNTSDLLSEEDDRILGSPLKSRWSYSEAKAIEEILAYTYWREKGLPTVIVRLFNTVGPRQVGHYGMVIPRFVNQALRGQALTVYGDGSQTRCFLDVGDAVPALDTLIRTDAAHGNVFNVGGSDEISIADLAATVIERSKSQSVIRKVSYEDAYEDGFEDMQRRVPNTAKLREFIGWEPTYSLPEIIDRVIAGQRS
- a CDS encoding glycosyltransferase family 4 protein, yielding MSDWLLYAGIFTVAVALSLLAVPLAIRFAASRQVVDRPGGYKLQEAAVPYLGGVAIVSSFVVVAVAAMVIRPPIGGDVRDIAIILGLAVTLSLMGLIDDLKGLGPVLRLVIQVGAAVTLLLATTTGVRLFDSGGVIDAAITVVWIVGITNAFNLLDNMDGLSGGITAIASLAFFVIAALSNQYLIASMSIALAGCALGFLAYNWHPARIYMGDAGSLFLGFMLAVLGLRLRFAAPREVTAFVPVVVLALPVLDTALVTVSRMLHGRNPLAGGRDHMSHRLVFVGLSVPNAVRTMYLVAITLGWTGLIMSRVDTVTAFLTLGLVAAGMALFGFLLGRVPVYSNSKREKVVVTTVEKVPEDYEHEEEDVAAAADAEETTAAAAYVTTDQSAQ